Genomic window (Thermococcus sp.):
CCGGCATGGTCACGACCAACGATGAAGTGCGTCGCCCCAAAATTCTTCCTCATTATAGCGTGGTGAATAGCCTCCCGTGGGCCGGCATAGCGCATCTCGTAGCGAACCGTGGCCAAGGTCGCACTATCCCTGGGGTAGTAATACCTGAAGAGCGCCTCGTAGGCCTTTATTATGACCTCGTCCTTGTAGTCGCCTTTCTTCTTCCTTCCAAGGACTGGATTTACAAAGAGGCCGTCAACAAAGGTCAAAGCCGCTTTTTGGACGTATTCATGACCGAGATGGGGGACGTTCCTAGTCTGGAAGGCCACTATCTTCTTCCAGCCGAGCTCCCTGAAGAGAACCCTCGTTTCAACAGGCCTCAGTGTATACTTCGCGAAAGGATTCGGAACCTCGTTGAGAAGCTCAATCTCACCACCAACGAGATAATCCCCCATACCCATTACCCTAGCAACCCCTGGATGGGCGGGATCATCGGTTTTAAAGACCTTGACTGCGAACTCCCTCTTATCGTAAGTGTATATCTCTTCAACATGCATCCTCGCTACCGGAAGGTCATTGTAGTAGAGCAGTATCGCGTCCCCCTCATCGAAGTTTGGTTCCTTCACGTCGAGCACTATCGGGATAGTCCAAGGAGTGTCGTCGCTCAGGCGCATGTCGTCAAGAACACCTTGGAAGTCGTCGCTCGTGAGGAAGCCCTTGAGGGGAGAATAAACTCCATGGGCAATGTTCTCGAGGTCTATCGCCCTTCCATGCTCAACCTGAACGTGAGGATACTCCCCCTGCTCACTGAGGATTCTCCCACGGGTTCTCTCGGCGACTATCCTCCTTACAAGCTTGCCTCCATGGGGCTTTGAGACCATTCTACCACCTTCAACTCCAATTGAAAAATGAGGTCATCAATCAAGGTAACCGAGAGCGCGAAGCCTCTCCTTGACCTTCTCTTCCTCTTCCTCACTAAAAACTTCCTCCTTCTCCTCCTCTTCCAGGTTAGCTAGAACCTCGCGGAGGACGTAGGTGACGTAGTCGGAAACCGAGGTGAAACCAGTGCCCTCAATCCTAGCCTTTATCTTGTCATAGAGGGGCTTCGGAATGGAAACGGTAGTGTACTTCTTCTCGTCTGCCATAGCAAACACCTCCCACCTTAATGATATTTAATTAACTCAATGAATACCTCCCAAAAAATGTTAAAAAGATTTTGGCCCCTACATGGGCCCCCTTCTAGATGCCTCACCTGTTCAAACATTTCTCATCGGCGGGAATGGTCAAGTACGTCCCCTATCCTGAACACCCCCCTATCAAGCACCGTCTTTCCCTCGCTGTAGATGTACCTAACAACAACACTGCCGTTGAGGTTCTCTGGAAGAATGAACTCGTCCTTGCCCTTAACGTTAAACCACTTCCTGTACACCAGCGTCCCGTTGTCAAGGAAGCCATAGATTCCAACCCCCGTCCCCGTGGCGTTCGTAAACTTTAGAACGACCGAGCCGTTTTCCGCGGTGACGGCCACGTTCGGATGCTCAAAGCGGAAGATCTTGATAAGGCCGCCGTCCGAGTAAATCAGGTGATAATACGGGGGATACTCGTTTGTGAACATCAATTTGGCAAGGGCCGTGTCGAAGGCGTTTCTGTTCATGATCACGGCATAGCCGTAGTTCAGGTTGATGTAGGCGTAAACCGGCGCGGTTGGCGGGCTGGAAAGCACTACCCGAGTAAGGGTCTTTCCAGATTCAACGAAAACCACAGCGGGGATAACCACCTGACCCCTGAGGCTGACCTTCACGTCCCACGTCTTCCCGGGGGCGGCCATGAGAGAGTAAGGTCCGCTGGAGAACACGAAGATATCACCATAAGCGGAGCGGAGGGGAAGGATAACCAGAGCGTAGTCCCTCCCGTTCATCCCCGCGGTCTTCAGTACAGCTTCAAACTCGGTGAGGGTGTCGTAGGAGACGATGACGTAGTCAACACCCAAGTTCATCAGATTCTTGCTGGGAATGAGGCCGAGGTAGTACCTAGCGACCCACCTGTTTGGACCCCCCTGTGCAACCGGCGCCCTGTTTGAGAAGTAGGTCACCCAGTGGCCGTGGTCCCACCACGTTAGGACGACGTCGTTGATATTGGAATGCTCGCCAAGGTAGGTAAGGGCATCGGCCCAGTGGTCGTCAACAAAGGGGTGAACGGCGAGGGTCGAGGAGAAACCCTGGTAGGCAGATACCGATGGGAGGAGAAGGAGTAAAAGCACTGCAATGGCCGCGCGTTTCCATGCCACGTTCACCTTCCCAGCGGAGAAGTCAAAGGTATCGACAAGCCCTATTCCCGCTAAAAGGGCCACCGCCAGGGAGCCTATAAAGAGAAACCTCGTCCAGACGAGGGCCATGGGGATCAAAACTAAGGCGGTTCCTAGGATGAGGAAATCGGAGGTGCTGGGGCGCCTGAAGCGGAGGGCAAAGAGGAGGAACAGAACGCCGGAAACCCCGTAAGCCTCCCACCAGTTGGTCCAGTTGGTTCTCTGGGTCTCCCCTATCGGCGCAACGGGGAAGAGCGTGTTGAGGGCGTCATTCACAATGCCGTAGTACCTAAAAGTGAGAACCAGGGCAACGATTACCCCAACGGACGCAACAACCCACCGGATACGACGGTCTTTAACGAAGCGTGCGATTAGAATGAGGGCTAAGATGGCAAGAATGGACAGAGTCAGGGCGTACTTGAGGAAAACGATGAGGAAAACGTCCTTAAGGACCCCAAAGTGAACTCCGAGCTCTTTGGCCAAGTTCCTCCCGAGCCCCCTAGTCTCCCCCGTCATGCCGTAGCCGAGCCTTCCGCCTATCCAATTAGCGAGGAAAACGCCGGGAACCAGTGATAATGAAATTGCCAGTCCATCGAGAATCTTCTCATCTTTTTCGAGGAGGAAGGCCCCCAGGGTTAGGAGGAGGGAGTTGGCCAAGAAAAACGCGAATATTGGATAGTAAGCCTGCCAGAACGCGGAGGCGAACCCAGCCGAAAGACCAGGGATAATGTAAATAGCAAGGCGGAGGTAGCGGTTGCAACGGCAGGTGAGGGCGAAGGCGATGGCCGCGAGTCCAACCGTGTACCAGAAGAGCATATAGTTGTCTCCCCTGTAATAGCCGGCCATCGAGCGGAAGACATGGCCGAAACTCACTGCCAGGAGGAACGCCGCTAGAAAAGCCTCTCTTCTGCCGTAAGTGCGGAGGACAGTGAGATACACGAGGATTACCGTTAGAACACCGAAGATGACGGGGGTAAGCCGGAAAGCGTTGAAGAGTGAAACTCCCAGGAGGTGGAGCAGCTTATAAACGTAGGCTGGGGTCATCCAGAGACCAAGGGGGTGAAAGAGCTTTATCTGAAACCCCCATGGACCCAAGGCATAGGGAAAGAAGTTTATCCAGCCATGAGTCAGAGCGTAGCGGGTGTAGGCCAGGTGAAAGTACGGATCGTAGCCGAGGAGGTACTTAAAACGCATCGGAAGGAGGCGGATTGAAGCTGCTAAGATAGTGAGTATTATAACAGCATACCTCGGGCGCAGGATTCGGTCGCTCAATGATAGAAGCGTTTTAGATAATCTGCCGTCCCCCATGGTCTCACCAGCCGATATTTCATTCCCAGGATAGTAGTACTCCAAGGAGTAATATAAGGATTGCGCATAACCGTTCAATCCCCCCGCTGTATCTTCGCGTGCCCTCCTACGAGGCTCTTCTTAAGCTCGAGGTTCCTTATCTCGCACTTCTCGTCGATGATGGAGCGCCATATGGTGGAGTTTCTTATGACGGTATCCCTGAAGATTATCGAGTCGCTCACGTCGGAGTTCTCGATGGTGCAGTTTTCGCCGATGTAAGCGAATGGCCCAATGAGGGAGCGGCCGAGGACTCTCGCTCCCCTCTTGATGATCACCGGTGGGATTATCTTGGAGTAGGGACTTATCTGGATCTCCTCAATATGACTCTCCTTAAGGATGGTTCTCAGGGCTTCAAGATAGCTGTCCGCCGAGCCTATGTCATACCAGTACTCGGAGAAGCGGTAGGCCCTCACCTCCTCCCCCCTTCCCAGTAGCCACTGGAGGAAATAGCCCGGCGAATCTCTGTTACCGTCGGAGAGGTACTCGTCGATGAACTCCATTGCCCCCCTTGGAAACGCATAAACGCCGGTGCTTATGAGCGTGGACTGAGGTTGAGGGGGCTTCTCCCGGAAGGAAACGACCCTGTCACCCTCAAGCACTACAACACCGTAGCGCTTCGCCAGTTCAGGGTCACCGATGTCGTAGACCGCTATCAAAGTCTTCCCGTCGTAGGCGCGGAGGAAGTCAAACAGGGAGAAAGAGAAGAGGTTATCGCCTGCTATAACCAGATAATCATCCAGCCCAAGCTCATCAAGCGCTTTTTTCATCGCCCCTATCGTGCCGAGCTTCTCCTCCTCGTGGAGGGTGTCCTCGACTATCAGCCCGACGCCGTATTTCTCGGCATAGGGTCTGAAGTGGGCCTCGAAGAAGCGGTTGGTTGAAATGTAAGTCTCAAGGCCAAGCTCGCCCACCTTTTCCATTATGTAGTCGAGTATTGTCTCTTCGCCGACTGGGAGCAGAGCCTTGGGGTTGTCCTTGGTTATGGGCCAGAGCCTCGTCGCGTAGCCGCCGGCCATTATGAGGACCTTCATTTGTTCATCCCTCCGAGATTTTTACGAAATCCGCAAGGGCCCCATCAGATTCCAAGGGTCTCCCTCCTGTAAAGATCAATGTAGTAAGAGTAGTCATGATACTCTGCCATCGTTCTCTCCTCAAACTCGCACCTTAATTTTTCATCCTTCGAGAAGAGTAGTTCCCCCCGATGACCCTGAATCTGAACTTTACAGGGGCATTGTTCAGGATTCTGACGTCCACGGGAAACCCCCACAATTCTGCTAAGCTCTTCTTCTAGTGTCTCTTCGTAGAACTTCTCGGTGGGCCCCCTTACGTAAACCGCCACGTCGATGTCCCTGAACGGGCCCTCTTCAAGGAAGGAACCGTGAAGGTAGGCAAATAGAACTTCGCTCCTTCCCATCAGGGCCTTCCGGAGCTTTACCTTTATCTTCTCCTTTTCCCTCTCTGGAAGCTCGTGGATTTCCATCATGATTCAGAATCCACAAAAGAAAGTAAAAAGCTTTTCCCCAAAGTTTAAGAGTATCCCTTCAATAGAATGCCCGGTGATATAAAATGGAGGTTCTCGTTACTGGTGGTGCCGGCTTCATAGGCTCCCACCTTGTTGACGCCCTGATGGAATCCGGAAACGAAGTTAGGGTTCTCGACGATCTGAGTGCTGGAAGCCTTGAGAACATCAAGCACTGGCTCGAAAACGAGCACTTTGAGTTTATCAAGGGCAATATGAGGAACCACGAGATCGTCAGAAAGGCCGTTGAAGGCGCTGACGTCGTCTTCCACCTCGCCGCAAACCCAGAGGTTAGGATAGGCTCTCAGAGTCCTGATCTGCTCTACGAGAGCAACGTCACGATAACGCACAACCTGCTCAGCACGGTGAAGGACTCAGACGTTAAATTCCTCATCTTCACAAGCTCCTCGACGGTTTACGGCGATGCGGATGTGATCCCCACTCCCGAGGACTACGCACCCCTTGAACCGATAAGCGTCTACGGCGGGGCGAAGCTCGCGGCTGAGGCCCTGATAAGCGGCTACGCCCACACCTTCGGCTTCAGGGCGTTGATATTCCGCCTAGCCAACATAATAGGCGAACGCTCCAACCACGGCGTCATCTACGACTTCATCAACAAGCTGAGGAAAAACCCAGACGAGCTTGAGATACTCGGTGACGGAACGCAAAGGAAGAGCTACCTCCACGTGAGCGACACAGTTAAGGGCATGCTTCACATCTTTGAACACTTCAAGAAAGAAAGCAAGATCGTCGACTTCTACAACCTCGGCAGCGACGACTGGATAACGGTGAGGGAGATAGCTGAAATCGTCAGCGGTGAGATGGGTTTAAAGCCGGAGTTCCGCTTCACGGGCGGTGTCGACGGTGGCCGCGGCTGGAAAGGGGATGTAAAGCTCATGCGCTTGAGCATAGAGAAGGCCAGAAAGACCGGCTGGGAGCCTAAGCTGAACAGCTATGAAGCCGTTAGGAAAACGGTCAAGGAACTCCTGAAAACCGAAAGGCATTAAAGCGGGTTGATGAAGAAAAGGGCGCGATGATGAGTGATGGGCGAACCGACGGGTGAGGAAGGAAAGGTGATCTCTGAGCAATCCTTTTAAGGCCCATCCTCCACCTTTTCTGGGATGATGAGTTCAGCCTTGTCCGAGCTGTGACGATGGAGTGACGGACTGACCGCACCTTTGTTTTTGTTTTCTGTTGACATCTGGCATTAAAGTCCCCCTTAAAGTCCTCAAAGCCTATCGCTCCTATCTCTATGTCGTCGCGGTAGGGATAGACAAAGCGCAGCCAGAAGCGGTAGTAGAAATCCCCAACCCTATAAACACCAAATCTTTTTCTTTCCCTCACCGCCACAGGGAACTCCCTCTGACCCTCCTCCCCGCCTTAGTGAAGGGTTAATTCGTTGGAACCCTCGCCGTTCACGGCGGGAAGGAGGTCAGGTTATCAATTCAAGCTTTTCGCACGATTTCCCGAAGGTCCTTCAAAAACGCCTCCAGATGTTCCCTCCTCACGTGGGGCATCATAACTATCCTGATGTAGCCGCGGTGGGCGCTTATGCCCCAGCCGCGCTCCTTCAGCTCTTCTTCCACTGTCTCAAGGTTTCTAGTCCCAAAGGAGACTATGTTGAGCACCGGTTCACGGATGAGGTAAACACCGGAAATTCTCTTTAGCTCCGCCGCGAACCACCTGCTCAGTTCCATGGCCCTTCTCACGACCTCTCTGTAGCCCTCAAAACCGAGGTGCTTGATCATGGCCCAGACCGCTAAAGCGTTAGCCCCGGGTCTCGTTCCGGTTATCGTAGCCTGCCATATCTTACCTCCTGCCAAGTAAGGGGCTAGAACGCTTATCGCGTCAATATACTTCCTCTCACGGAATATTACCCCCCCTGCCGGGATTGGAACCATACCCATCTTGTGGGGATCTATGGTTACGCTCTTAACGCCTTTAAGACGGAAGTCAAAGTCCGGGATCTCGTATCCCAAATCTTTGGCGAAGGGGATCACAAAGCCCCCAAAGGCCGCGTCAACGTGGAGTGGAATGCCATAGTCGAGGGCTAAATCGCTCAGAGATGGAATGTCATCGACAACGCCCAGTCCGGTCGTTCCTGCTATCCCAACTATACCGATGGTGTTGTCAGTGATCTTCTCCTCAACGTCCCGAACGTTGACGGAGTAATCATCGTTCAGCTCGGCCCAGACGAGCTTCACCCCAAGCATCTCCCCCGCTTTAATGAAAGAAAAGTGCGCACTCTCCGGGAGGATGAGTTCCGGTTTCTCGACTCTGGCAAGGTTCCTGAAGGCCCTTACCGCCAGGATGTTGGCCTCGGTGCCGCCGGAGACAATGTGCCCGTAGCCCTTTTCCAGGCTAAGGAGGCTCGCCAGCATGTTAACGGCTTCCCTCTCGACCCTCTGGCTCCCGACGTGAAGCCCCGGGTCGCCGAGGTTCCTGTCGAGGAACTCCTCAATGATTTTAACCGCAAAGGGGTGCGGATAGGTGCACATACTGCCCAGAATCCTTCCAGAGTCAAAGGTGAGGTCGTCCGCAGTTTTTGACCTCAGCTCTTCAAGAACCTCCTCCTCGTCCTCTCCGTTCTTCGGGAACATCCTCTCACCGGCGTGAGTTGACGGCATAGGATTTAAGCCTTTGCCCGCGATTTTAGCATTTTGATGTAGGTCTTAAAGAAGATAGGGGTCGTCAGGGCTGTGAGCATCGAGACTGCTATAACGCTCGCGAAGAGCGCCTGGTCAATTATCCCCGCGCTCAGACCGAAGGTGAGTATGGCGAGCTCCAGACTACCCCTTCCCCCCATTCCAATGCCTATTAAAGCTGAGTCCCACCAGTCGAGACCGAAGAGCCTGGCCCCAAGACCGCAGCCGAGGAATTTCCCTAGGATGGCCGCCAAGTAGAGGCCGAGGATGAGGACAAGGCTTATCCCAGCAAGTGGCGGGTTAAACATAAGGCCGACGTAGATGAAGAACAGCGGAATGAAGAACTCCGTGAGGACCACCTGGAGGTTTTCTATGAGTTCATTGAGCTTTATGCGCGTCACTATCATCGGGTCCTTCCTCTCGCGGAGCCGACTTATCGTTAAACCCGCCAAGTATGCCCCAATTATCTGATTGAGGCCGGCCCACTGAGCCAGTATCGCGAGGGTGAAGGTAAGTATGAGCGTGAACGTGAAGAAGACGTTGAGATCCCTGACAATGGAGTAGAACCACTTCGCCCTCTTGAAAACGTACTCAGATACCAGGAGCGTCGCGGCGATGAATGCGAGTATCTTGACGGTAAGGATTCCAAAGGATGGGAGGTTCATGCTTCCCCCCGCCATCGCGGTAATGATTCCAATGAGATAGACTGCCATTATGTCGTCGGCAAAGGCCGCCCCCATGAGTATCGACGATATCACCCGCTTAACACGCTCCCTGACGAGGACACCGCTCGTGACTTCTATGGCCGTGTTTCCAAGGGTGACGCCGATGAAAACGGCCGCCACCCAGCCATTTCCGAAGGCCATTACCGTGGTGAACCCCAGGAAGAAGGAGAACGCAACGCCAAGGGCCGCAACGACAATCGCTTTCTTTGTGTTCTGAGCTATGGCCGAGAAGTTGCTCGTTAATCCCATGTAGAGCATCATCATGATGAGTCCGAACTCCGCGAGAACCTTAAGGTCCCCTGTTGGTTTTATCCACCCCAGAACAAACGGCCCGAGGAGGATGCCGGTTAAAACGTGGGCTATTATCGGGTGTATTTCAAACCTCTCAAACAGCCACTCTATACTCTTCGCAGTAACGAGAAGGAGGGCAAGGGCAGCTAAGAATTCCACCTCATCCACCCCGCAACAGGAGGGCCGCGGCCAGCCAGAGGGCCATCAGGACTATCGCTAGAATTACAGCCAGCGTTGCCACACCCTTGTTCGTCCCAAAGACTATTGGAATCGGGCCTATCATAATAACTCCCCCGCCCTCCACGCTTCCCTCTTCCCCGGGGGTTGCTAACACCGTGCCGAGGAAGACGAGCAGGAAACCGGTCAGGATGAGAACCATGCCAGCGGTGATAAGCGCCCTCCCGTCCATACGGTATTCCATTCTCTAAGAACTTTTAAAGCTTAACGCACCCAAAGGATTAAAATGCATCGGGAGAAAAAGAGAACATGCTTGTGCTCGTTGACCTCGATGATACCCTCTGCAACACGTGGGAGGCCGGGAAGTACAGCATCGTCCGCCTCCTGCCATACCTCCTCAGACGGAGGAAGCTCAAAGCCTTTCTCTACATCGTGACCGCCCGCTACCGCGAGCTTGAACAGTCCCACGAGGTCTACACCCTCGACTTCGACAGACTCGTCGAGAGGGTCATGGGGAAGATATACTCAAAAGTCCACCCGGAGGAGCTTGAGGAAATAACCGAGCTGATAGACAGGGTCTTCTTCTCAAACATCAAGCTCTATCCCGATGCAATAACCTTTCTCCGTGGTGTGAAGAGAATGGGCGCCAGGCTCGTTCTCGTGACTGACTCTTCGAGCAAGTGGCAGAGGAAAAAGCTTGAACACCTCGGGATAAAGGATTATTTTGATGCACTCATAATAAGTGGCGAAACCGGGCACAGCAAGCTCGAACCACACAACTTCCGCCTTGCAAAACACCTCTTTCCAGACGACGAGGTCTACGTGGTCGGAGACCGGGACGACACAGACATGCAGGGGGGGAAGATGGTAGGTGCGACCACGATACTCGTGAGTAGAGGCTACTTCAGCGGCAGGCTATCAAAGCACGCGGACTACGTCGTGGGCAGCCTCTCTGAGGCCTTGGAGGTGATCAAGCGTGAGCATGAAAAGCGAGCTTAAGCGGAAGTCCCTCCATCTTGCAGGCCTGCTCGTTCCCCTCTCTTACTACCTCTTTGGAAAGGAGTTGACGCTCACCTTCATAGCCGTGACCTTCTTCGTCTTCGTCGTGCTGGAGCCCTTCAGGATCATCGAGGAGTTACGGGACAGGATAAAGAAGAGACTAAGGATATACGTCGATGAGGATGTTTTTGAGAGGATGGAGGAGATTGAGAGGCGCATCGATGAGATAACGAGGGAACACGAGCGCTACCGCGTTGCAGCCCATATATACTTTGCCGCGGCCTCGTTCACTGTCGTCTACTTTTTCCCACGAGATATTGCGGTTGGAGCAATAAGCGTTGCAACGGTCGGGGACGCACTAGCCGCTGTAGTTGGCAGATCCCTAGGGAGGCACCGTTTCTCCAACGGGAAGAGCCTTGAGGGGAGTTTGGCATTCTTCATCTCAGCGCTGTTGATTCTCTGGCCGCTCATCGGGCCTCCACTAGCGCTTGCTGGTGCACTCACTGGGGCCCTCGTGGAGTTCTACAACCTACCTCCCGATGACAACTTCTCGAACCAGATAAGCATTGCACTGGTGCTTTATCTGCTCAGTTTTATGCATTAAATTCAAAAATGGAAAACGAGCCTCAGTCTGAGGCCATGGTTATGGTGGAGAACCTAATCTTCAAAACATACACCACCCACTCATATGGTTATTATTAGGAAAAAGGTTTATATGCCTTTTCTTCGATATCACCAGCAGTGATAACAGCTCTACGGGTGGTCTTCAATGATAAACCTCATTTTTGGAATACACAACCATCAGCCCCTAGGAAACTTTGGATGGGTCTTTGAGAGCGCCTACGAGAGGTCATACCGCCCCTTCATGGAAACCTTAGAGGATTACCCCAACATGAAGGTCGCCACCCACTATTCCGGCCCTCTCTTAGAGTGGCTGAGTGAAAACAGACCGGAGCACCTCGACCTCATCCGCTCACTCGTGAAGAAGGGTCAGCTTGAATTGGTCGTTGCCGGCTTCTACGAGCCTGTTTTAGCGGCCATCCCTAAGGAAGACAGGATAGAGCAGATAAACCTTCTGAAGGGATTCGCGAAGAGGCTCGGCTACGACGCGAGGGGCGTCTGGCTCACCGAGCGCGTCTGGCAGCCCGAATTGGTTAAGAGCCTCCGCGCGGCTGGGATAGATTACGTCATCGTCGACGACTACCACTTCATGAGCGCTGGCCTCGCCAAGGAGGAGCTATACTGGCCCTACTACACCGAGGACGGCGGGGAGGTTATAACAGTCTTCCCGATAGACGAGAAGCTCCGCTATCTGATTCCATTCCGGCCGGTTGAGAAAACCCTCGACTATCTACACGGCCTTGACAATGGTGACGGGAGCCGGCTCGCGGTCTTCCACGATGACGGGGAGAAGTTTGGTGTCTGGCCCGGGACCCACGAGTGGGTCTATGGGAAAGGCTGGCTGAGGGACTTCTTTGACAGAGTCTCAAGCGACGAGAGGATAAACATCACCCTCTATTCGGAGTACCTATCAAGATTTAAACCTAGGGGCCTTGTTTACCTCCCGATAGCCTCCTACTTCGAGATGAGTGAGTGGTCCCTTCCAGCAAGGCAGGCAAAGCTCTTCGTCGAGTTCGTGGAGAGGTTGAAGGAGCAGAACCAGTTTGAGAGGTACCGGGTCTTCGTACGCGGTGGCATCTGGAAGAACTTCTTCTTCAAGTACCCGGAGATCAACTACATGCACAAGCGCATGCTCATGGTGAGCAAGCTGGTCAGAGGAAACCCCGAGGCGAGGCGCTTCGTCTTCAGGGCCCAGTGCAACGACGCCTACTGGCACGGTGTTTTCGGTGGGGTTTATCTCCCGCACCTCCGCAGGGCAGTCTGGGAGAATCTCATAAGGGCGAACAGCTTCGTTTCCACGGGCAGTTTCGTCCGCGACATAGACTTCGACGGAAAGGACGAGGTCTTTCTGGAAAATGCTAACTTCTACGCGGTCTTTAAACCCTCCTATGGCGGTGCCCTTTTTGAGTTTTCCTCCAAGAGAAGGGCCGTCAACTACAACGACGTTCTGGCCAGGAGACGGGAGCACTACCATGAGGTCCCGGAGGTTGCTACTCCGGAGGACGGGTCTAAAGACGGGGTTGCGAGCATACACGAGCTTGGAAAGAAAATCCCGGATGAGATAAAACGTGAGCTGGTCTATGACTGGCAGATGAAGGCCATTCTCCAGGATCACTTTATAACGCCAGAGACATCGCTTGACGACTACCGTCTTGTGAGGTATGGGGAGCTCGGGGATTTTATCAATCAACCGTATGGCTTTGAACTCGGGGAAAGCCTGAGAATGTGGCGTGACGGTCTGGTCGACTCAAAGCCTGGCAGGGTTGAGAAGAGCTTTGGGCTCCGTGATGATGGATTCAATGTTGAGTACGGAGTTAAAA
Coding sequences:
- a CDS encoding alpha-amylase/4-alpha-glucanotransferase domain-containing protein codes for the protein MINLIFGIHNHQPLGNFGWVFESAYERSYRPFMETLEDYPNMKVATHYSGPLLEWLSENRPEHLDLIRSLVKKGQLELVVAGFYEPVLAAIPKEDRIEQINLLKGFAKRLGYDARGVWLTERVWQPELVKSLRAAGIDYVIVDDYHFMSAGLAKEELYWPYYTEDGGEVITVFPIDEKLRYLIPFRPVEKTLDYLHGLDNGDGSRLAVFHDDGEKFGVWPGTHEWVYGKGWLRDFFDRVSSDERINITLYSEYLSRFKPRGLVYLPIASYFEMSEWSLPARQAKLFVEFVERLKEQNQFERYRVFVRGGIWKNFFFKYPEINYMHKRMLMVSKLVRGNPEARRFVFRAQCNDAYWHGVFGGVYLPHLRRAVWENLIRANSFVSTGSFVRDIDFDGKDEVFLENANFYAVFKPSYGGALFEFSSKRRAVNYNDVLARRREHYHEVPEVATPEDGSKDGVASIHELGKKIPDEIKRELVYDWQMKAILQDHFITPETSLDDYRLVRYGELGDFINQPYGFELGESLRMWRDGLVDSKPGRVEKSFGLRDDGFNVEYGVKSPIKALFGVEINLAVHSVMEEPAEFEAEIFEVDDPYGIGKVRIELDRKARVWKYPIKTLSQSESGWDFIQQGVSYTLLFPVDGELHFRLRFREF
- a CDS encoding HAD family hydrolase; translation: MLVLVDLDDTLCNTWEAGKYSIVRLLPYLLRRRKLKAFLYIVTARYRELEQSHEVYTLDFDRLVERVMGKIYSKVHPEELEEITELIDRVFFSNIKLYPDAITFLRGVKRMGARLVLVTDSSSKWQRKKLEHLGIKDYFDALIISGETGHSKLEPHNFRLAKHLFPDDEVYVVGDRDDTDMQGGKMVGATTILVSRGYFSGRLSKHADYVVGSLSEALEVIKREHEKRA
- a CDS encoding diacylglycerol/polyprenol kinase family protein encodes the protein MSMKSELKRKSLHLAGLLVPLSYYLFGKELTLTFIAVTFFVFVVLEPFRIIEELRDRIKKRLRIYVDEDVFERMEEIERRIDEITREHERYRVAAHIYFAAASFTVVYFFPRDIAVGAISVATVGDALAAVVGRSLGRHRFSNGKSLEGSLAFFISALLILWPLIGPPLALAGALTGALVEFYNLPPDDNFSNQISIALVLYLLSFMH